Proteins from one Gasterosteus aculeatus chromosome 11, fGasAcu3.hap1.1, whole genome shotgun sequence genomic window:
- the ap2a1 gene encoding AP-2 complex subunit alpha-2 isoform X3, with the protein MPAVSKGDGMRGLAVFISDIRNCKSKEAEIKRINKELANIRSKFKGDKALDGYSKKKYVCKLLFIFLLGHDIDFGHMEAVNLLSSNKYTEKQIGYLFISVLVNSNSELIRLINNAIKNDLSSRNPTFMCLALHCIANVGSREMAEAFASEIPRILVAGDTMDSVKQSAALCLLRLYKTSPDLVLMGEWTSRVVHLLNDQHMGVVTAAISLITCLSQKNPDEFKTCVSLAVSRLSRIVSSASTDLQDYTYYFVPAPWLSCKLLRLLQCYPPPEDGAVKGRLVECLETILNKAQEPPKSKKVQHSNAKNAILFEAISLIIHYDSEPNLLVRACNQLGQFLQHRETNLRYLALESMCTLASSEFSHEAVKTHIETVINALKTERDVSVRQRAADLLYAMCDRSNAKQIVAEMLSYLETADYSIREEMVLKVAILAEKYAVDYSWYVDTILNLIRIAGDYVSEEVWYRVIQIVINRDDVQGYAAKTVFEALQAPACHENMVKVGGYILGEFGNLIAGDPRSSPLVQFNLLHSKFHLCSVPTRALLLSAYIKFINLFPETKATIQEVLRCDSQIRNSDVELQQRAVEYLKLSSIASTDVLATVLEEMPPFPERESSILAKLKKKKGPGAVSVPDLEDGKREGGELNGGGERGPDSAAMSASNASTPSPSADLLGMRSAAPMSAAPTSAGSLLVDVFSEAGPAAPSAAVNDDGFLRFVCKNNGVLFENQLLQIGIKSEYRQNLGRMYLFYGNKTSVQFASFTTTVSCPGEHQPQLNVQTKPVEPVVEGGAQIQQVLNIECLTDFSEAPLLNIKFRYGGALQNLSLKLPVTINKFFQPTEMTSHDFFQRWKQLSQPQQEAQKIFKANHSMDTEVLKAKLLGLGTALLDDVDPNPENYVCAGVIQTKGQQVGCLLRLEPNGQAQMYRLTLRCSKDSVSLRLCELLAQQF; encoded by the exons GTAAGAGCAAGGAAGCCGAGATCAAACGGATTAACAAAGAGCTGGCCAACATTCGCTCCAAGTTTAAAGGGGACAAGGCTCTCGATGGCTACAGCAAGAAGAAATATGTCTGCAAGCTGCTCTTCATCTTCCTGCTTGGACACGACATTGACTTTGGACACATGGAGGCTGTCAACCTGCTGAGCTCCAACAAGTACACGGAGAAACAGATC GGTTACCTGTTCATCTCCGTGCTGGTAAACAGCAACAGTGAGCTGATCCGTCTGATCAACAACGCCATCAAGAATGACCTGTCCAGCCGCAACCCCACCTTCATGTGCTTGGCGCTCCACTGCATTGCCAACGTGGGAAGCCGCGAGATGGCCGAGGCCTTCGCCAGTGAGATCCCTCGCATCCTGGTTGCCGG TGATACGATGGACAGCGTGAAGCAGTCTGCTGCCCTGTGTCTGCTGCGCCTCTACAAGACCTCTCCTGACCTGGTGCTGATGGGGGAGTGGACGTCCCGCGTGGTGCACCTGCTCAACGACCAACACATG GGTGTGGTGACTGCAGCCATCTCTCTGATCACATGTCTGAGCCAGAAGAATCCAGATGAGTTCAAGACCTGTGTTTCCTTAGCAGTTTCCCGACTCAgcagg ATTGTGTCGTCGGCCTCCACCGATTTACAGGATTACACCTACTACTTTGTCCCAGCGCCGTGGCTCTCTTGCAAGCTGCTGCGCCTGCTGCAGTGCTACCCTCCACCAGAAGACGGCGCTGTCAAAGGCCGGCTGGTGGAGTGTCTGGAAACCATCCTCAATAAGGCCCAGGAGCCACCCAAGTCCAAGAAGGTGCAGCACTCCAACGCCAAGAATGCTATCTTGTTTGAGGCCATCTCGCTGATCATCCACTATGACAG TGAGCCAAACCTGCTGGTGCGAGCCTGCAACCAGCTGGGCCAGTtcctgcagcacagagagacCAACCTGCGCTACCTGGCGCTGGAGAGCATGTGCACTCTGGCCAGCTCCGAGTTTTCCCACGAAGCCGTCAAGACCCACATCGAGACCGTCATCAACGCTCTAAAG ACGGAGAGGGATGTGAGTGTCCGGCAGAGGGCAGCCGATCTGCTGTATGCCATGTGCGACCGCAGCAATGCCAAGCAGATTGTAGCCGAGATGCTCAGCTACCTGGAGACCGCAGACTACTCCATCAGAGAAGAGATG GTGCTGAAAGTGGCCATCCTAGCAGAGAAGTATGCAGTGGATTACTCCTGGTACGTAGACACCATTCTCAACCTCATCCGCATTGCTGGCGACTACGTCAGCGAAGAGGTGTGGTACCGCGTCATCCAGATCGTCATCAACCGGGACGACGTGCAGGGCTACGCCGCCAAGACGGTCTTTGAG GCCCTGCAGGCCCCCGCCTGCCACGAGAACATGGTGAAGGTCGGAGGCTACATTCTGGGAGAGTTTGGTAACCTCATTGCTGGTGACCCGCGCTCCAG CCCCCTGGTCCAGTTCAACCTTCTCCACTCCAAGTTCCACCTGTGCTCGGTGCCGACCCGCGCCCTGCTGCTGTCGGCCTACATCAAGTTCATCAACCTGTTCCCGGAGACCAAGGCCACCATCCAAGAGGTGCTGCGCTGCGACAGCCAGATCCGCAACTCTGatgtggagctgcagcagcgtgCTGTCGAGTACCTGAAACTTTCTTCCATCGCCAGCACTGATGTCCTG GCCACTGTCCTGGAGGAGATGCCGCCTTTCCCAGAGAGGGAGTCGTCAATCTTGGccaagctgaagaagaagaaggggccGGGTGCTGTTTCTGTGCCTGACCTGGAAGATGGCAAACGGGAGGGCGGGGAGTTGAACGGGGGGGGCGAGCGGGGGCCAGACTCGGCTGCCATGTCGGCCTCCAATGCA tCCACCCCGTCACCATCCGCAGACCTGCTAGGGATGCGCTCAGCAGCCCCCATGAGTGCTGCTCCAACCAGCGCCGGCAGCCTGTTGGTGGATGTGTTCTCTGAAGCAGGGCCTGCTGCACCCTCTGCCGCCGTCAACGACGACGGCTTCCTCAG GTTTGTGTGCAAGAACAACGGGGTCCTGTTTGAGAATCAGCTGCTACAGATTGGCATCAAGTCCGAATATCGTCAGAATCTAG GGAGGATGTACTTATTCTACGGGAACAAGACGTCGGTGCAGTTCGCCAGCTTCACCACCACCGTCAGCTGTCCTGGGGAG CACCAGCCACAGCTCAACGTTCAGACCAAACCAGTGGAACCGGTGGTGGAGGGCGGAGCCCAGATCCAACAGGTCCTCAACATCGAGTGCCTGACTGACTTCTCTGAGGCCCCACTGCTCAACATCAAGTTCAG GTACGGCGGCGCTCTGCAGAACCTGAGCCTCAAGCTGCCAGTCACCATCAACAAGTTCTTCCAGCCCACTGAGATGACTTCCCACGACTTCTTCCAGCGCTGGAAACAGCTCAGCCa GCCTCAACAAGAAGCACAGAAGATCTTCAAGGCTAACCACAGCATGGACACGGAAGTCCTCAAGGCTAAA CTCCTGGGACTAGGAACGGCCCTGCTGGACGACGTGGATCCCAACCCAGAGAACTACGTGTGTGCTGGAGTGATCCAGACAAAGGGCCAGCAGGTGGGCTGCCTGCTGAGACTGGAGCCCAACGGCCAGGCACAG ATGTACCGTCTCACTCTGCGCTGCAGCAAGGACTCCGTGTCCCTGCGTCTCTGCGAGCTGCTGGCCCAGCAGTTCTAG
- the ap2a1 gene encoding AP-2 complex subunit alpha-2 isoform X1 has product MPAVSKGDGMRGLAVFISDIRNCKSKEAEIKRINKELANIRSKFKGDKALDGYSKKKYVCKLLFIFLLGHDIDFGHMEAVNLLSSNKYTEKQIGYLFISVLVNSNSELIRLINNAIKNDLSSRNPTFMCLALHCIANVGSREMAEAFASEIPRILVAGDTMDSVKQSAALCLLRLYKTSPDLVLMGEWTSRVVHLLNDQHMGVVTAAISLITCLSQKNPDEFKTCVSLAVSRLSRIVSSASTDLQDYTYYFVPAPWLSCKLLRLLQCYPPPEDGAVKGRLVECLETILNKAQEPPKSKKVQHSNAKNAILFEAISLIIHYDSEPNLLVRACNQLGQFLQHRETNLRYLALESMCTLASSEFSHEAVKTHIETVINALKTERDVSVRQRAADLLYAMCDRSNAKQIVAEMLSYLETADYSIREEMVLKVAILAEKYAVDYSWYVDTILNLIRIAGDYVSEEVWYRVIQIVINRDDVQGYAAKTVFEALQAPACHENMVKVGGYILGEFGNLIAGDPRSSPLVQFNLLHSKFHLCSVPTRALLLSAYIKFINLFPETKATIQEVLRCDSQIRNSDVELQQRAVEYLKLSSIASTDVLATVLEEMPPFPERESSILAKLKKKKGPGAVSVPDLEDGKREGGELNGGGERGPDSAAMSASNASTPSPSADLLGMRSAAPMSAAPTSAGSLLVDVFSEAGPAAPSAAVNDDGFLRDLEPPTETSGSLLVEGCGDSDSAPPSEDPATLLSEADELLNKFVCKNNGVLFENQLLQIGIKSEYRQNLGRMYLFYGNKTSVQFASFTTTVSCPGEHQPQLNVQTKPVEPVVEGGAQIQQVLNIECLTDFSEAPLLNIKFRYGGALQNLSLKLPVTINKFFQPTEMTSHDFFQRWKQLSQPQQEAQKIFKANHSMDTEVLKAKLLGLGTALLDDVDPNPENYVCAGVIQTKGQQVGCLLRLEPNGQAQMYRLTLRCSKDSVSLRLCELLAQQF; this is encoded by the exons GTAAGAGCAAGGAAGCCGAGATCAAACGGATTAACAAAGAGCTGGCCAACATTCGCTCCAAGTTTAAAGGGGACAAGGCTCTCGATGGCTACAGCAAGAAGAAATATGTCTGCAAGCTGCTCTTCATCTTCCTGCTTGGACACGACATTGACTTTGGACACATGGAGGCTGTCAACCTGCTGAGCTCCAACAAGTACACGGAGAAACAGATC GGTTACCTGTTCATCTCCGTGCTGGTAAACAGCAACAGTGAGCTGATCCGTCTGATCAACAACGCCATCAAGAATGACCTGTCCAGCCGCAACCCCACCTTCATGTGCTTGGCGCTCCACTGCATTGCCAACGTGGGAAGCCGCGAGATGGCCGAGGCCTTCGCCAGTGAGATCCCTCGCATCCTGGTTGCCGG TGATACGATGGACAGCGTGAAGCAGTCTGCTGCCCTGTGTCTGCTGCGCCTCTACAAGACCTCTCCTGACCTGGTGCTGATGGGGGAGTGGACGTCCCGCGTGGTGCACCTGCTCAACGACCAACACATG GGTGTGGTGACTGCAGCCATCTCTCTGATCACATGTCTGAGCCAGAAGAATCCAGATGAGTTCAAGACCTGTGTTTCCTTAGCAGTTTCCCGACTCAgcagg ATTGTGTCGTCGGCCTCCACCGATTTACAGGATTACACCTACTACTTTGTCCCAGCGCCGTGGCTCTCTTGCAAGCTGCTGCGCCTGCTGCAGTGCTACCCTCCACCAGAAGACGGCGCTGTCAAAGGCCGGCTGGTGGAGTGTCTGGAAACCATCCTCAATAAGGCCCAGGAGCCACCCAAGTCCAAGAAGGTGCAGCACTCCAACGCCAAGAATGCTATCTTGTTTGAGGCCATCTCGCTGATCATCCACTATGACAG TGAGCCAAACCTGCTGGTGCGAGCCTGCAACCAGCTGGGCCAGTtcctgcagcacagagagacCAACCTGCGCTACCTGGCGCTGGAGAGCATGTGCACTCTGGCCAGCTCCGAGTTTTCCCACGAAGCCGTCAAGACCCACATCGAGACCGTCATCAACGCTCTAAAG ACGGAGAGGGATGTGAGTGTCCGGCAGAGGGCAGCCGATCTGCTGTATGCCATGTGCGACCGCAGCAATGCCAAGCAGATTGTAGCCGAGATGCTCAGCTACCTGGAGACCGCAGACTACTCCATCAGAGAAGAGATG GTGCTGAAAGTGGCCATCCTAGCAGAGAAGTATGCAGTGGATTACTCCTGGTACGTAGACACCATTCTCAACCTCATCCGCATTGCTGGCGACTACGTCAGCGAAGAGGTGTGGTACCGCGTCATCCAGATCGTCATCAACCGGGACGACGTGCAGGGCTACGCCGCCAAGACGGTCTTTGAG GCCCTGCAGGCCCCCGCCTGCCACGAGAACATGGTGAAGGTCGGAGGCTACATTCTGGGAGAGTTTGGTAACCTCATTGCTGGTGACCCGCGCTCCAG CCCCCTGGTCCAGTTCAACCTTCTCCACTCCAAGTTCCACCTGTGCTCGGTGCCGACCCGCGCCCTGCTGCTGTCGGCCTACATCAAGTTCATCAACCTGTTCCCGGAGACCAAGGCCACCATCCAAGAGGTGCTGCGCTGCGACAGCCAGATCCGCAACTCTGatgtggagctgcagcagcgtgCTGTCGAGTACCTGAAACTTTCTTCCATCGCCAGCACTGATGTCCTG GCCACTGTCCTGGAGGAGATGCCGCCTTTCCCAGAGAGGGAGTCGTCAATCTTGGccaagctgaagaagaagaaggggccGGGTGCTGTTTCTGTGCCTGACCTGGAAGATGGCAAACGGGAGGGCGGGGAGTTGAACGGGGGGGGCGAGCGGGGGCCAGACTCGGCTGCCATGTCGGCCTCCAATGCA tCCACCCCGTCACCATCCGCAGACCTGCTAGGGATGCGCTCAGCAGCCCCCATGAGTGCTGCTCCAACCAGCGCCGGCAGCCTGTTGGTGGATGTGTTCTCTGAAGCAGGGCCTGCTGCACCCTCTGCCGCCGTCAACGACGACGGCTTCCTCAG AGATCTGGAACCGCCCACTGAGACCTCTGGTTCCCTATTGGTGGAGGGCTGTGGTGACTCAGA ctctgctcctccttctgaGGATCCTGCTACTCTTCTGTCTGAGGCAGACGAACTCCTCAACAA GTTTGTGTGCAAGAACAACGGGGTCCTGTTTGAGAATCAGCTGCTACAGATTGGCATCAAGTCCGAATATCGTCAGAATCTAG GGAGGATGTACTTATTCTACGGGAACAAGACGTCGGTGCAGTTCGCCAGCTTCACCACCACCGTCAGCTGTCCTGGGGAG CACCAGCCACAGCTCAACGTTCAGACCAAACCAGTGGAACCGGTGGTGGAGGGCGGAGCCCAGATCCAACAGGTCCTCAACATCGAGTGCCTGACTGACTTCTCTGAGGCCCCACTGCTCAACATCAAGTTCAG GTACGGCGGCGCTCTGCAGAACCTGAGCCTCAAGCTGCCAGTCACCATCAACAAGTTCTTCCAGCCCACTGAGATGACTTCCCACGACTTCTTCCAGCGCTGGAAACAGCTCAGCCa GCCTCAACAAGAAGCACAGAAGATCTTCAAGGCTAACCACAGCATGGACACGGAAGTCCTCAAGGCTAAA CTCCTGGGACTAGGAACGGCCCTGCTGGACGACGTGGATCCCAACCCAGAGAACTACGTGTGTGCTGGAGTGATCCAGACAAAGGGCCAGCAGGTGGGCTGCCTGCTGAGACTGGAGCCCAACGGCCAGGCACAG ATGTACCGTCTCACTCTGCGCTGCAGCAAGGACTCCGTGTCCCTGCGTCTCTGCGAGCTGCTGGCCCAGCAGTTCTAG
- the ap2a1 gene encoding AP-2 complex subunit alpha-2 isoform X5: MPAVSKGDGMRGLAVFISDIRNCKSKEAEIKRINKELANIRSKFKGDKALDGYSKKKYVCKLLFIFLLGHDIDFGHMEAVNLLSSNKYTEKQIGYLFISVLVNSNSELIRLINNAIKNDLSSRNPTFMCLALHCIANVGSREMAEAFASEIPRILVAGDTMDSVKQSAALCLLRLYKTSPDLVLMGEWTSRVVHLLNDQHMGVVTAAISLITCLSQKNPDEFKTCVSLAVSRLSRIVSSASTDLQDYTYYFVPAPWLSCKLLRLLQCYPPPEDGAVKGRLVECLETILNKAQEPPKSKKVQHSNAKNAILFEAISLIIHYDSEPNLLVRACNQLGQFLQHRETNLRYLALESMCTLASSEFSHEAVKTHIETVINALKTERDVSVRQRAADLLYAMCDRSNAKQIVAEMLSYLETADYSIREEMVLKVAILAEKYAVDYSWYVDTILNLIRIAGDYVSEEVWYRVIQIVINRDDVQGYAAKTVFEALQAPACHENMVKVGGYILGEFGNLIAGDPRSSPLVQFNLLHSKFHLCSVPTRALLLSAYIKFINLFPETKATIQEVLRCDSQIRNSDVELQQRAVEYLKLSSIASTDVLATVLEEMPPFPERESSILAKLKKKKGPGAVSVPDLEDGKREGGELNGGGERGPDSAAMSASNASTPSPSADLLGMRSAAPMSAAPTSAGSLLVDVFSEAGPAAPSAAVNDDGFLRFVCKNNGVLFENQLLQIGIKSEYRQNLGRMYLFYGNKTSVQFASFTTTVSCPGELQSHILSILRAVCFQVLLHRTELEGAEERTAH, encoded by the exons GTAAGAGCAAGGAAGCCGAGATCAAACGGATTAACAAAGAGCTGGCCAACATTCGCTCCAAGTTTAAAGGGGACAAGGCTCTCGATGGCTACAGCAAGAAGAAATATGTCTGCAAGCTGCTCTTCATCTTCCTGCTTGGACACGACATTGACTTTGGACACATGGAGGCTGTCAACCTGCTGAGCTCCAACAAGTACACGGAGAAACAGATC GGTTACCTGTTCATCTCCGTGCTGGTAAACAGCAACAGTGAGCTGATCCGTCTGATCAACAACGCCATCAAGAATGACCTGTCCAGCCGCAACCCCACCTTCATGTGCTTGGCGCTCCACTGCATTGCCAACGTGGGAAGCCGCGAGATGGCCGAGGCCTTCGCCAGTGAGATCCCTCGCATCCTGGTTGCCGG TGATACGATGGACAGCGTGAAGCAGTCTGCTGCCCTGTGTCTGCTGCGCCTCTACAAGACCTCTCCTGACCTGGTGCTGATGGGGGAGTGGACGTCCCGCGTGGTGCACCTGCTCAACGACCAACACATG GGTGTGGTGACTGCAGCCATCTCTCTGATCACATGTCTGAGCCAGAAGAATCCAGATGAGTTCAAGACCTGTGTTTCCTTAGCAGTTTCCCGACTCAgcagg ATTGTGTCGTCGGCCTCCACCGATTTACAGGATTACACCTACTACTTTGTCCCAGCGCCGTGGCTCTCTTGCAAGCTGCTGCGCCTGCTGCAGTGCTACCCTCCACCAGAAGACGGCGCTGTCAAAGGCCGGCTGGTGGAGTGTCTGGAAACCATCCTCAATAAGGCCCAGGAGCCACCCAAGTCCAAGAAGGTGCAGCACTCCAACGCCAAGAATGCTATCTTGTTTGAGGCCATCTCGCTGATCATCCACTATGACAG TGAGCCAAACCTGCTGGTGCGAGCCTGCAACCAGCTGGGCCAGTtcctgcagcacagagagacCAACCTGCGCTACCTGGCGCTGGAGAGCATGTGCACTCTGGCCAGCTCCGAGTTTTCCCACGAAGCCGTCAAGACCCACATCGAGACCGTCATCAACGCTCTAAAG ACGGAGAGGGATGTGAGTGTCCGGCAGAGGGCAGCCGATCTGCTGTATGCCATGTGCGACCGCAGCAATGCCAAGCAGATTGTAGCCGAGATGCTCAGCTACCTGGAGACCGCAGACTACTCCATCAGAGAAGAGATG GTGCTGAAAGTGGCCATCCTAGCAGAGAAGTATGCAGTGGATTACTCCTGGTACGTAGACACCATTCTCAACCTCATCCGCATTGCTGGCGACTACGTCAGCGAAGAGGTGTGGTACCGCGTCATCCAGATCGTCATCAACCGGGACGACGTGCAGGGCTACGCCGCCAAGACGGTCTTTGAG GCCCTGCAGGCCCCCGCCTGCCACGAGAACATGGTGAAGGTCGGAGGCTACATTCTGGGAGAGTTTGGTAACCTCATTGCTGGTGACCCGCGCTCCAG CCCCCTGGTCCAGTTCAACCTTCTCCACTCCAAGTTCCACCTGTGCTCGGTGCCGACCCGCGCCCTGCTGCTGTCGGCCTACATCAAGTTCATCAACCTGTTCCCGGAGACCAAGGCCACCATCCAAGAGGTGCTGCGCTGCGACAGCCAGATCCGCAACTCTGatgtggagctgcagcagcgtgCTGTCGAGTACCTGAAACTTTCTTCCATCGCCAGCACTGATGTCCTG GCCACTGTCCTGGAGGAGATGCCGCCTTTCCCAGAGAGGGAGTCGTCAATCTTGGccaagctgaagaagaagaaggggccGGGTGCTGTTTCTGTGCCTGACCTGGAAGATGGCAAACGGGAGGGCGGGGAGTTGAACGGGGGGGGCGAGCGGGGGCCAGACTCGGCTGCCATGTCGGCCTCCAATGCA tCCACCCCGTCACCATCCGCAGACCTGCTAGGGATGCGCTCAGCAGCCCCCATGAGTGCTGCTCCAACCAGCGCCGGCAGCCTGTTGGTGGATGTGTTCTCTGAAGCAGGGCCTGCTGCACCCTCTGCCGCCGTCAACGACGACGGCTTCCTCAG GTTTGTGTGCAAGAACAACGGGGTCCTGTTTGAGAATCAGCTGCTACAGATTGGCATCAAGTCCGAATATCGTCAGAATCTAG GGAGGATGTACTTATTCTACGGGAACAAGACGTCGGTGCAGTTCGCCAGCTTCACCACCACCGTCAGCTGTCCTGGGGAGCTCCAGTCTCATATCCTTTCCATTCTACGCGCCGTCTGCTTTCAGGTTCTTCTGCATCGGACCGAACTAGAAGGTGCTGAAGAGAGAACGGCACATTGA
- the ap2a1 gene encoding AP-2 complex subunit alpha-1 isoform X4: MPAVSKGDGMRGLAVFISDIRNCKSKEAEIKRINKELANIRSKFKGDKALDGYSKKKYVCKLLFIFLLGHDIDFGHMEAVNLLSSNKYTEKQIGYLFISVLVNSNSELIRLINNAIKNDLSSRNPTFMCLALHCIANVGSREMAEAFASEIPRILVAGDTMDSVKQSAALCLLRLYKTSPDLVLMGEWTSRVVHLLNDQHMGVVTAAISLITCLSQKNPDEFKTCVSLAVSRLSRIVSSASTDLQDYTYYFVPAPWLSCKLLRLLQCYPPPEDGAVKGRLVECLETILNKAQEPPKSKKVQHSNAKNAILFEAISLIIHYDSEPNLLVRACNQLGQFLQHRETNLRYLALESMCTLASSEFSHEAVKTHIETVINALKTERDVSVRQRAADLLYAMCDRSNAKQIVAEMLSYLETADYSIREEMVLKVAILAEKYAVDYSWYVDTILNLIRIAGDYVSEEVWYRVIQIVINRDDVQGYAAKTVFEALQAPACHENMVKVGGYILGEFGNLIAGDPRSSPLVQFNLLHSKFHLCSVPTRALLLSAYIKFINLFPETKATIQEVLRCDSQIRNSDVELQQRAVEYLKLSSIASTDVLATVLEEMPPFPERESSILAKLKKKKGPGAVSVPDLEDGKREGGELNGGGERGPDSAAMSASNASTPSPSADLLGMRSAAPMSAAPTSAGSLLVDVFSEAGPAAPSAAVNDDGFLSSAPPSEDPATLLSEADELLNKFVCKNNGVLFENQLLQIGIKSEYRQNLGRMYLFYGNKTSVQFASFTTTVSCPGELQSHILSILRAVCFQVLLHRTELEGAEERTAH, from the exons GTAAGAGCAAGGAAGCCGAGATCAAACGGATTAACAAAGAGCTGGCCAACATTCGCTCCAAGTTTAAAGGGGACAAGGCTCTCGATGGCTACAGCAAGAAGAAATATGTCTGCAAGCTGCTCTTCATCTTCCTGCTTGGACACGACATTGACTTTGGACACATGGAGGCTGTCAACCTGCTGAGCTCCAACAAGTACACGGAGAAACAGATC GGTTACCTGTTCATCTCCGTGCTGGTAAACAGCAACAGTGAGCTGATCCGTCTGATCAACAACGCCATCAAGAATGACCTGTCCAGCCGCAACCCCACCTTCATGTGCTTGGCGCTCCACTGCATTGCCAACGTGGGAAGCCGCGAGATGGCCGAGGCCTTCGCCAGTGAGATCCCTCGCATCCTGGTTGCCGG TGATACGATGGACAGCGTGAAGCAGTCTGCTGCCCTGTGTCTGCTGCGCCTCTACAAGACCTCTCCTGACCTGGTGCTGATGGGGGAGTGGACGTCCCGCGTGGTGCACCTGCTCAACGACCAACACATG GGTGTGGTGACTGCAGCCATCTCTCTGATCACATGTCTGAGCCAGAAGAATCCAGATGAGTTCAAGACCTGTGTTTCCTTAGCAGTTTCCCGACTCAgcagg ATTGTGTCGTCGGCCTCCACCGATTTACAGGATTACACCTACTACTTTGTCCCAGCGCCGTGGCTCTCTTGCAAGCTGCTGCGCCTGCTGCAGTGCTACCCTCCACCAGAAGACGGCGCTGTCAAAGGCCGGCTGGTGGAGTGTCTGGAAACCATCCTCAATAAGGCCCAGGAGCCACCCAAGTCCAAGAAGGTGCAGCACTCCAACGCCAAGAATGCTATCTTGTTTGAGGCCATCTCGCTGATCATCCACTATGACAG TGAGCCAAACCTGCTGGTGCGAGCCTGCAACCAGCTGGGCCAGTtcctgcagcacagagagacCAACCTGCGCTACCTGGCGCTGGAGAGCATGTGCACTCTGGCCAGCTCCGAGTTTTCCCACGAAGCCGTCAAGACCCACATCGAGACCGTCATCAACGCTCTAAAG ACGGAGAGGGATGTGAGTGTCCGGCAGAGGGCAGCCGATCTGCTGTATGCCATGTGCGACCGCAGCAATGCCAAGCAGATTGTAGCCGAGATGCTCAGCTACCTGGAGACCGCAGACTACTCCATCAGAGAAGAGATG GTGCTGAAAGTGGCCATCCTAGCAGAGAAGTATGCAGTGGATTACTCCTGGTACGTAGACACCATTCTCAACCTCATCCGCATTGCTGGCGACTACGTCAGCGAAGAGGTGTGGTACCGCGTCATCCAGATCGTCATCAACCGGGACGACGTGCAGGGCTACGCCGCCAAGACGGTCTTTGAG GCCCTGCAGGCCCCCGCCTGCCACGAGAACATGGTGAAGGTCGGAGGCTACATTCTGGGAGAGTTTGGTAACCTCATTGCTGGTGACCCGCGCTCCAG CCCCCTGGTCCAGTTCAACCTTCTCCACTCCAAGTTCCACCTGTGCTCGGTGCCGACCCGCGCCCTGCTGCTGTCGGCCTACATCAAGTTCATCAACCTGTTCCCGGAGACCAAGGCCACCATCCAAGAGGTGCTGCGCTGCGACAGCCAGATCCGCAACTCTGatgtggagctgcagcagcgtgCTGTCGAGTACCTGAAACTTTCTTCCATCGCCAGCACTGATGTCCTG GCCACTGTCCTGGAGGAGATGCCGCCTTTCCCAGAGAGGGAGTCGTCAATCTTGGccaagctgaagaagaagaaggggccGGGTGCTGTTTCTGTGCCTGACCTGGAAGATGGCAAACGGGAGGGCGGGGAGTTGAACGGGGGGGGCGAGCGGGGGCCAGACTCGGCTGCCATGTCGGCCTCCAATGCA tCCACCCCGTCACCATCCGCAGACCTGCTAGGGATGCGCTCAGCAGCCCCCATGAGTGCTGCTCCAACCAGCGCCGGCAGCCTGTTGGTGGATGTGTTCTCTGAAGCAGGGCCTGCTGCACCCTCTGCCGCCGTCAACGACGACGGCTTCCTCAG ctctgctcctccttctgaGGATCCTGCTACTCTTCTGTCTGAGGCAGACGAACTCCTCAACAA GTTTGTGTGCAAGAACAACGGGGTCCTGTTTGAGAATCAGCTGCTACAGATTGGCATCAAGTCCGAATATCGTCAGAATCTAG GGAGGATGTACTTATTCTACGGGAACAAGACGTCGGTGCAGTTCGCCAGCTTCACCACCACCGTCAGCTGTCCTGGGGAGCTCCAGTCTCATATCCTTTCCATTCTACGCGCCGTCTGCTTTCAGGTTCTTCTGCATCGGACCGAACTAGAAGGTGCTGAAGAGAGAACGGCACATTGA